The sequence below is a genomic window from Candidatus Korarchaeota archaeon NZ13-K.
CTTAGGTAGGGACAGGGCGGGGAGAACTTCTCCCTCTTCCTTATGTCGCCGTATATGGAGTCGACCCCCCATCCGGCTCTCCTCAGTATCTCGGCGAGCTCCGTTGACGTGTAGATCCTCATGTCCGTCAGGACCTCGAGCTCCTTCATCAGGTTCCCCTCGCCGTCATCCCTCAGCAGGATCCACTTAGAGAAGAGCCTCGACCAGAGGGGATCGAACCTTATCTCCTCCATGAGGACGAGCGAACCGTACCTCTGGAACACCCTGTTGCATTGGCTCCAGCTCGGGGTCTCCCTGTGGAAAGTGTTCGCTATTATCAGGATCGCGCCGTCCTTGGCGAGGGATCTGAGCTTCCTCAGGATAGCCTCATCGGTCATGGAGTCGTAGTACCCTAGGGAGGTGGAGACTATTACAACAGCGTCGAAGCTCTCACCCCTCAGGGTCGCGTCTATCTCCCTCGCATCTGAGACCACGAACCTGGCCCTCTCCGAGACCCTGTACCTCTCGGCCTTCAGCCTGGCGTCCTGTATGAATGGCAGCGATATGTCGAAGCCAAGCACATCATAGCCCTGGAGGGCCAGCGGTATGGCCACCCTCCCGTTCCCGCAGAAGGCCTCGAGCACCCTGCCTGAATCCAGGCCGTTGTCCCTCAGGAGCTCAGCTATAGACCTCGCTATCTGCTCTCCCTCGGACCAGGTGCTGTTCATTATCTCCAGGTAGAGATCCGCCCTATCTATGAACACCTTTTGCACCCAGCTCAGCTCATCCACCCCGCGCTCACACTCCCCCCA
It includes:
- a CDS encoding class I SAM-dependent methyltransferase, which codes for MDELSWVQKVFIDRADLYLEIMNSTWSEGEQIARSIAELLRDNGLDSGRVLEAFCGNGRVAIPLALQGYDVLGFDISLPFIQDARLKAERYRVSERARFVVSDAREIDATLRGESFDAVVIVSTSLGYYDSMTDEAILRKLRSLAKDGAILIIANTFHRETPSWSQCNRVFQRYGSLVLMEEIRFDPLWSRLFSKWILLRDDGEGNLMKELEVLTDMRIYTSTELAEILRRAGWGVDSIYGDIRKREKFSPPCPYLSLVAKAIQTTD